In a single window of the Deinococcus aerolatus genome:
- a CDS encoding ABC transporter permease: protein MVWRIAVRDLLSTLRDRRTLAATILMPLILIPALSLGLPVLLGSFIGGQQQERQKVGVVGTLPPELRAALEQDETVNGQTVRAGVTLVPVTDPTQAVQSGEVEAAVRAPAPLPTRAGEGSGTLEVYAKLSSLRAQAGAYGKVEQVVDRYNRTLTLSRLEGLGLGADTLTPVTIQPVDASPEQEQSSGQLAFLIPFLMLQFILSGGMATAIDATAGEKERGTLESLLVSPVRRAEVVTGKLLATTITALTSACFSVVGFVISGLVAALFLKGGSGLGADIAGSMGGQLTLTPGGTLAMLGLAASAALIISAVLIAIGIYARSFKEAQTYIAPLTLIIVLPAVMLQFADFLTLGTAVHAVPLFGSMVSILNIVKGAAQTDQILLAILANLIGAALLSLLALRSFGREEVIFRN from the coding sequence ATGGTCTGGCGCATCGCCGTCCGTGACCTGCTGTCCACCCTGCGGGACCGCCGCACCCTGGCCGCCACCATCCTGATGCCGCTGATCCTGATTCCGGCCCTGTCGCTGGGCCTGCCCGTTCTGCTGGGCAGTTTTATCGGTGGGCAGCAGCAGGAGCGGCAGAAGGTGGGCGTGGTGGGCACCCTGCCCCCGGAACTGCGGGCCGCGCTGGAGCAGGACGAGACGGTGAACGGCCAGACGGTGCGCGCGGGCGTCACCCTGGTTCCCGTGACGGACCCCACACAGGCGGTGCAGTCCGGCGAGGTCGAGGCTGCGGTTCGTGCCCCGGCCCCGCTGCCCACCCGTGCGGGTGAGGGCAGCGGGACCCTGGAGGTCTACGCCAAGCTGAGCAGCCTGCGGGCACAGGCCGGGGCCTACGGCAAGGTGGAACAGGTGGTCGACCGCTACAACCGCACCCTGACCCTGAGCCGTCTGGAGGGCCTGGGCCTGGGCGCAGACACCCTGACGCCTGTGACGATCCAGCCCGTTGACGCCAGCCCTGAGCAGGAGCAGAGCAGCGGGCAGCTGGCCTTTTTGATTCCCTTTCTGATGCTGCAGTTCATCCTGTCGGGCGGTATGGCCACCGCGATTGATGCCACTGCCGGTGAAAAGGAGCGCGGCACGCTGGAAAGCCTGCTGGTCTCGCCGGTGCGCCGCGCCGAGGTCGTGACCGGCAAGCTGCTGGCCACCACCATCACCGCGCTGACCAGCGCGTGCTTCAGCGTGGTGGGCTTCGTGATCAGCGGGCTGGTGGCGGCCCTGTTCCTGAAAGGCGGCAGCGGCCTGGGGGCGGACATCGCCGGGTCCATGGGCGGGCAGCTGACCCTGACCCCCGGAGGCACGCTGGCCATGCTGGGGCTGGCGGCCAGCGCCGCCCTGATCATCAGCGCCGTGCTGATCGCCATCGGCATCTATGCCCGCAGCTTCAAGGAGGCGCAGACGTACATCGCGCCGCTGACGCTGATCATCGTGTTGCCCGCCGTGATGCTGCAGTTCGCCGATTTCCTGACCCTGGGCACCGCCGTCCACGCCGTGCCGCTGTTCGGCTCGATGGTCTCGATCCTGAACATCGTCAAGGGCGCGGCGCAGACCGATCAGATCCTGCTGGCCATCCTCGCGAACCTGATCGGCGCGGCGCTGCTGTCGCTGCTGGCCCTACGTTCGTTCGGGCGAGAGGAAGTGATTTTCAGGAACTGA
- a CDS encoding ABC transporter ATP-binding protein yields MLDIQNVTKTYGKFKALSGVSLSAPEGEVFGLLGPNGAGKTTLLRILATLLQPTSGTASVDGHDVLRQPEEVRRRVGVVNGGMGLPARLTGREVLRSFAGLYGMTRAQTEARIAELDAGLELGRTLDVRAGDYSTGMKQKVVIARAVIQDPPVLILDEAASGLDIFARRTLLDFVLATRAPGRLTLYSTHVMSEAEEVCDRVAILHEGRLLTVGRIPDILARTGEASLERAFFSLVRGGEQRAV; encoded by the coding sequence ATGCTCGATATTCAGAATGTCACCAAGACCTACGGCAAATTCAAGGCCCTCAGTGGTGTGTCGCTCAGTGCCCCTGAGGGCGAGGTCTTCGGCCTGCTGGGTCCCAACGGCGCAGGGAAGACCACGCTGCTGCGGATTCTGGCCACCCTGCTGCAACCGACGTCCGGCACGGCATCGGTGGACGGGCACGACGTGCTGCGTCAGCCCGAGGAGGTGCGCCGCCGGGTGGGCGTGGTCAACGGCGGCATGGGCCTGCCCGCCCGCCTGACTGGCCGCGAGGTGCTGCGGTCCTTTGCGGGGCTGTACGGCATGACCCGTGCCCAGACTGAGGCCCGCATTGCCGAACTGGACGCGGGCCTGGAACTGGGCCGCACCCTGGACGTGCGCGCCGGGGACTACAGCACCGGCATGAAGCAGAAGGTGGTGATCGCCCGTGCCGTGATTCAGGACCCGCCGGTGTTGATCCTCGATGAGGCGGCCAGTGGCCTGGACATCTTTGCCCGCCGCACGCTGCTGGATTTCGTGCTGGCGACCCGCGCGCCGGGGCGGCTGACCCTGTACTCCACCCACGTCATGTCCGAGGCCGAGGAGGTGTGTGACCGGGTGGCGATCCTGCACGAGGGCCGGCTGCTGACGGTGGGGCGCATCCCCGACATCCTGGCCCGGACCGGGGAGGCCAGCCTGGAACGCGCCTTCTTCTCGCTGGTGCGCGGGGGTGAGCAGCGTGCGGTCTGA
- a CDS encoding transcription initiation factor IIE subunit alpha family protein: MFNPPTLEDLQETRRANEKLVLSALDSKPEWVETELAKTTGLALSHLRAALASLLDQGRVRRLPGTGTRAVYGLADPGLADVPATPLTSDAKKVRDYLEGRADSALYMSEQLRMTREDVMSALSLLNAHGMVTCTFVGSLVIFRMKEVQALGAEQTAPAATGKKKQVA, encoded by the coding sequence ATGTTTAATCCCCCCACCCTTGAAGATCTGCAGGAAACCCGCCGCGCCAATGAAAAGCTGGTGCTGAGTGCCCTGGACAGCAAGCCCGAATGGGTTGAGACGGAGCTGGCCAAGACCACCGGTCTGGCCCTGTCACACCTGCGCGCCGCGCTGGCAAGCCTGCTGGACCAGGGGCGCGTGCGCCGCCTGCCCGGTACCGGCACCCGCGCCGTATACGGCCTGGCTGATCCCGGTCTGGCCGATGTGCCCGCCACCCCGCTGACCAGCGACGCCAAGAAGGTCCGCGACTACCTGGAAGGCCGCGCTGACAGCGCCCTGTACATGAGTGAGCAGCTACGCATGACCCGCGAGGACGTGATGAGCGCCCTGAGCCTGCTGAACGCGCACGGCATGGTCACCTGCACCTTCGTGGGCAGCCTAGTTATCTTCCGCATGAAGGAAGTGCAGGCGCTGGGCGCAGAGCAGACCGCTCCCGCCGCGACCGGCAAGAAAAAGCAAGTCGCCTGA
- a CDS encoding endonuclease III domain-containing protein, translating to MKSSLHAGYGDRHLDPRREPMHELISTILSQRTTWQDEAAAYDELCEIGDWDAIIAAPTDVVAHAIRRSNYPESKAPRIQETLRRIRDSPGGYNLEFLRDLPSKDALKWLTDLPGVGVKTASLVLLFNYAHPVFPVDTHVHRITTRVGAIPLMGEAAAHRALLKVLPEDPSFLYELHLNLLRHGQQVCTWSRPKCGACILRERCDAFALFGDRVPSFSETVKARGRAAKQPG from the coding sequence ATGAAGAGCAGCTTGCACGCCGGGTACGGGGACCGGCATCTTGATCCCCGCCGCGAGCCAATGCACGAGCTGATCAGCACCATCCTGTCTCAGCGCACGACCTGGCAGGACGAGGCCGCCGCCTACGACGAGCTGTGCGAGATCGGTGACTGGGACGCCATCATCGCCGCGCCTACCGATGTGGTGGCCCACGCGATCCGCCGCAGCAACTACCCGGAGAGCAAGGCCCCACGCATTCAGGAGACCCTGCGCCGGATTCGTGACTCGCCGGGCGGCTATAACCTGGAATTCCTGCGCGACCTTCCCAGCAAAGATGCCCTGAAGTGGCTGACCGACTTGCCCGGCGTGGGCGTCAAAACGGCCAGCCTGGTGCTGCTGTTCAACTACGCCCATCCGGTGTTTCCAGTGGATACCCACGTCCACCGCATCACGACCCGCGTCGGTGCGATTCCGCTGATGGGCGAGGCGGCGGCCCACCGGGCACTGCTGAAAGTGCTGCCCGAGGACCCTTCTTTCCTGTACGAGCTGCACCTGAACCTGCTCAGGCACGGCCAGCAGGTCTGCACCTGGAGTCGCCCCAAATGCGGCGCGTGTATCCTGCGCGAGCGCTGCGACGCCTTCGCCCTCTTTGGCGACCGGGTGCCGAGTTTCAGCGAAACGGTGAAGGCCAGGGGCAGGGCGGCAAAGCAGCCGGGCTAA
- a CDS encoding B12-binding domain-containing radical SAM protein, protein MSYWRNTIKPLLDDETGTMFKHAPVRVTLAFPNRYSVGMASLGYQVIYRMFNNEDGVACERAFLPDDVDAFERLGQPLPTVETGREAGDCELFAMSVSFELDLTNIIRLLDVAGIHPLREGRDDTDAIVMIGGPLTSSNPYPLSPFADVIVIGDGEQIIPVVSDALREASSREDFYDLIDGMPGIFLPARHTHEPTWATAPKELLPAYSQIVTPHSELSNMFLVEAQRGCPRPCTFCLARTMYGPNRNNGGQELLDVIPDWAQKVGLVGAALSDFPHTKFVGRTLTERGVKLGVSSIRADTVDTELAEILKAGGLRTFTVASDAPSERLRRWLKKGITTEDLLKTAQISRDLGFSGLKVYMMIGLGPENDDDISELIAFTKELAGINRIALGISPFVPKRHTPHFADPFGGVAVIEARLKRIQKELRRTAELRNVSAKWAWVESVIARGGPEIGMAAYSLYRNESIGAWKKALDEIGWVDEYGDNDASSISLPPGQYAARGVSAHADGLAI, encoded by the coding sequence TTGAGTTACTGGCGCAATACCATAAAGCCCTTGCTGGACGATGAAACGGGCACGATGTTCAAACACGCCCCGGTGCGTGTCACGCTGGCCTTCCCCAACCGCTACAGCGTGGGCATGGCCTCGCTGGGGTATCAGGTCATCTACCGCATGTTCAACAATGAGGACGGGGTGGCCTGCGAACGCGCCTTCCTGCCCGACGACGTGGACGCCTTCGAGCGGCTGGGCCAACCTTTGCCCACCGTGGAAACCGGGCGTGAGGCGGGGGACTGCGAACTGTTCGCCATGAGCGTGTCGTTCGAGCTGGACCTGACCAACATCATCCGCCTGCTGGACGTGGCTGGGATTCATCCCCTGCGCGAGGGGCGCGACGACACCGACGCCATCGTGATGATCGGCGGGCCGCTGACCAGTAGCAACCCGTATCCGCTGTCCCCCTTTGCCGACGTGATCGTGATCGGCGACGGCGAGCAGATTATTCCGGTGGTGTCCGACGCGCTGCGCGAGGCCTCCTCCCGTGAGGATTTCTACGATCTGATCGACGGCATGCCGGGCATCTTCCTGCCCGCTCGGCACACGCACGAGCCGACCTGGGCCACCGCGCCCAAGGAGCTGCTGCCCGCCTACAGCCAGATCGTGACCCCGCACAGCGAGCTGAGCAACATGTTCCTGGTAGAAGCGCAGCGCGGCTGCCCGCGCCCCTGCACCTTCTGTCTGGCACGCACCATGTACGGCCCCAACCGCAACAACGGCGGCCAGGAACTGCTGGACGTGATTCCCGACTGGGCGCAGAAGGTGGGGCTGGTGGGTGCGGCCCTCTCGGACTTTCCTCACACCAAGTTCGTGGGGCGCACGCTGACCGAACGCGGCGTCAAGCTGGGCGTGTCCAGCATCCGCGCCGACACGGTGGACACTGAGCTGGCCGAGATCCTGAAGGCGGGGGGCCTGCGGACCTTCACCGTGGCGTCCGACGCGCCCAGCGAGCGCCTGCGGCGCTGGCTCAAGAAGGGCATCACCACCGAGGACCTGCTCAAGACCGCGCAGATCAGCCGGGATCTGGGCTTCTCGGGCCTCAAGGTCTACATGATGATCGGGCTGGGGCCGGAGAACGACGACGACATCAGCGAACTGATCGCGTTCACCAAGGAACTAGCGGGCATCAACCGCATTGCGCTGGGGATCTCGCCGTTCGTGCCCAAGCGGCACACGCCGCACTTTGCCGACCCCTTCGGGGGCGTGGCGGTCATTGAGGCGCGGCTCAAGCGCATTCAGAAGGAGCTGCGCCGCACTGCCGAACTCCGCAACGTGTCGGCCAAGTGGGCCTGGGTAGAAAGCGTGATTGCGCGCGGCGGCCCCGAGATCGGCATGGCGGCGTACTCGCTGTACCGCAACGAGAGCATCGGCGCGTGGAAGAAGGCGCTGGACGAGATCGGCTGGGTAGATGAGTACGGCGACAACGACGCCTCGTCCATCTCGCTGCCGCCGGGCCAGTACGCGGCGCGGGGCGTCAGCGCGCACGCCGATGGACTGGCGATCTAA